In Methanobrevibacter sp., the following proteins share a genomic window:
- the glmU gene encoding bifunctional sugar-1-phosphate nucleotidylyltransferase/acetyltransferase, translating into MKAIILSAGEGSRMRPLTLTKPKTMLPVAGKPIIQYNIESLRDNGIKDILLIVRYKEEMVRDYFGDGSEFGVNITYKTQKDFLGTANAISYGEDFIEDSLIVLNGDIILDNEIINEIIKKFNYMNPDTLMVLTEVEDPSAFGVVEIEDGNIKNIVEKPKKEEAPSNLVNAGIYIFNKDIFSKIAKTELSERGEYEITDSVSLQIEDGKKVIGHKTNKDWIDVGRPWELIEVNEELIGQLTTEIKGTIEDGAHIHGEVFLDEGSIIRAGVYIEGNVYIGKDCDIGPNSYIRGNSYFGDNVHVGNAVEIKNSIVMENTNVSHLSYVGDSVIGSNCNIAAGTNIANLRFDNRSVKTKIKNKMIDSGRRKLGSIIGDSVKTGINSSFSPGVKVGHNATIGSGVLLYDDVPSDTRVLVKQNHIIQDKNKKKEE; encoded by the coding sequence GTGAAAGCGATTATATTAAGTGCAGGCGAAGGTTCTAGAATGAGGCCTTTAACACTAACAAAGCCTAAAACCATGTTGCCTGTTGCCGGAAAACCTATTATTCAATACAATATCGAATCATTGAGAGATAATGGAATTAAAGATATATTATTGATAGTCCGTTACAAAGAAGAGATGGTAAGGGATTACTTCGGTGACGGCAGTGAATTTGGTGTAAATATCACTTACAAGACACAAAAAGATTTCTTAGGTACTGCAAATGCTATTTCTTATGGTGAAGACTTCATCGAAGACAGTCTGATTGTTTTAAACGGAGATATTATCTTAGACAATGAAATCATCAACGAAATCATCAAAAAATTTAATTACATGAATCCTGACACCCTGATGGTATTGACAGAAGTGGAGGATCCTTCTGCATTCGGTGTCGTTGAAATCGAAGATGGAAACATTAAAAACATTGTAGAGAAACCTAAAAAAGAGGAAGCACCAAGCAATCTTGTAAATGCGGGTATTTACATTTTCAATAAGGATATCTTCTCAAAAATTGCCAAAACAGAACTCTCAGAGAGGGGTGAATATGAAATCACAGATTCAGTGTCTCTCCAGATTGAAGACGGCAAAAAGGTAATAGGACACAAAACAAACAAGGATTGGATTGATGTCGGTCGTCCATGGGAACTGATTGAAGTTAATGAAGAGCTAATTGGTCAGTTAACCACTGAAATAAAAGGAACTATCGAGGACGGAGCTCATATCCATGGTGAAGTCTTTCTGGATGAGGGAAGCATAATCCGTGCAGGAGTTTACATTGAAGGAAATGTTTACATAGGAAAAGACTGTGACATAGGTCCTAATTCATATATTAGAGGTAATTCTTACTTTGGTGATAATGTACATGTTGGAAATGCGGTTGAAATCAAAAATTCCATTGTTATGGAAAATACAAACGTCAGTCACTTGAGTTACGTTGGAGATTCAGTAATCGGTTCCAACTGTAACATAGCTGCAGGAACCAACATTGCAAACTTGAGATTTGACAATCGCTCAGTTAAAACCAAAATTAAAAATAAGATGATAGACAGCGGAAGGCGTAAGCTCGGATCCATTATTGGAGATTCCGTAAAAACCGGAATCAACTCCAGTTTTTCACCGGGTGTAAAAGTAGGCCACAACGCCACTATCGGTTCAGGGGTTTTGCTTTATGATGATGTACCCTCCGATACAAGAGTATTGGTAAAACAAAATCATATCATTCAAGACAAAAATAAGAAAAAAGAAGAATAA
- a CDS encoding rubredoxin — MTIYVCLHCEYRFDSEKGDPAYNIPAGATPADMPDDWVCPECAALGIEAFIAEEE, encoded by the coding sequence ATGACTATATATGTTTGTTTACATTGCGAATACAGATTCGATTCAGAAAAAGGAGACCCTGCATACAACATTCCTGCTGGAGCAACTCCTGCAGACATGCCAGATGACTGGGTTTGCCCAGAATGTGCTGCTTTAGGTATTGAAGCATTCATTGCAGAAGAAGAATAA
- a CDS encoding C1 family peptidase encodes MKFYKKSLIILFLLIITMGVVCAEDINDTAQDTLEIDDSPIVLTNSTSQTYDDLSELVDKSGDSITLESDYKYNQGTDKVKNIELYKKTLTIDGNNHAIDGDGKTIFLKIEKSDVTLKNMVLRNFNDASIIVIGSKLTTFNVTFENITGLDYGAAIYCSDDSTLTSTNDRFVETYAPNAGSAIFGSESKININNGTFENKNPINWSLIYGDGCEINVYETTFANLNSKYATAIYNTFNTTIKKSKFINLHANATAGAVAVKSKNDQGLTYLTVIDSEFINVSAAKNGGAIFTDFNGNGLKTYEGLLSIVNSTFTQCSADFGGAILHLAKAVELINSTFTQNRANEAGGALYSSNAYVLFNATTFKENEVDTINGLGGAAYIDAGVMVIDKSSFENNAAGKGGGIYTFSTGHTIVNSTFANNGEDIHTSYEDNGSTITDCGELNSILDNRNSSITVRYNGEPIILNPQTIKGSASDSYFNLRDQGLVTSVKNQGFMGACWAFGAAGAFESAFLIATGKTIDISENNIQDLGLIYSPYGVATNLEGGNYLTSTSYFVSWLGAINTEDDSYDELGKISAVNYSPNAYRAVEAIFVDIKDKAAVKQALTKYGAMNLHVYGANSNDKSYNPKTYGVYNSKYGGNHYVTLVGWDDKYSKNNFATPAPGNGAWICKNSWGTDWGDGGYFYISYYDKSLAAPAVGFIFENVNYYEKLYQNELSGCYGFNPSYDTYGQVFTSEDGDIIAAVGTYFQKAKTPYNITIYVDDNECYSQEGVSKHAGYECIPLDSYIAVDENSNFEIRIQSSSVPMTKYSRMPTTEGKNYVIDIAGEFIDVAKDNLIAPVKAYTFKNPQISKNIVKYYSTNETIFTVNNVYETDFLPISFDDKNMTMTITNGSGSISLGVLESGANPVIITYKNQTFASIIYIKPTIDCEGTYEVTVAYNTKLTLENVKFLDSEGNPLENLTVTVKFDNKTVSDTVTGVNGSMPIIVTAGNKIGKHYVYYYNPVTTENATITVSIVSRFSGNSNVNMYYYDGHTYKVRLRDDNGKYVGKNVLVTIKIGKKSFKVKTNANGYAVLKIPSTITPGKYTISVTYMKQTVKNTLTVKQVLKTAKTVKVKKSAKKLTLKATLKKGKTALKYKVVKFKVNGKTYKAKTNKKGIATLTLKKAVINKLKVKKYTVKVSYLNDVVKSTLQVRR; translated from the coding sequence ATGAAATTTTATAAAAAAAGTTTAATCATTCTATTTTTATTGATAATTACCATGGGAGTTGTCTGTGCAGAGGACATCAACGATACAGCACAGGACACTCTTGAAATAGATGACTCCCCGATTGTTCTTACCAATTCAACATCCCAAACATATGATGATCTCTCAGAATTGGTTGACAAGTCAGGTGATTCAATAACACTAGAAAGCGATTACAAATATAATCAAGGAACTGATAAGGTTAAAAACATCGAACTTTATAAAAAAACCTTAACCATTGACGGCAATAACCATGCCATTGATGGAGATGGAAAAACAATCTTTCTCAAAATAGAAAAAAGTGACGTGACTTTAAAAAATATGGTTTTGAGAAACTTCAATGATGCCTCAATCATAGTTATAGGCAGCAAACTGACAACATTCAACGTAACTTTTGAAAACATTACTGGATTGGACTACGGTGCTGCAATATACTGTTCAGACGACAGTACCCTTACAAGTACCAATGACAGATTCGTAGAAACCTACGCTCCAAATGCAGGTTCTGCTATTTTCGGATCAGAGTCCAAAATCAACATAAACAACGGAACTTTTGAAAACAAAAATCCGATTAACTGGAGTCTGATTTATGGAGATGGCTGTGAAATAAACGTTTATGAAACCACATTTGCAAATTTAAACTCAAAATATGCAACTGCAATTTACAACACATTCAATACCACCATCAAAAAGTCAAAATTCATAAATTTACATGCAAATGCAACTGCAGGAGCTGTTGCCGTTAAAAGTAAAAATGATCAGGGTTTGACCTACTTAACAGTAATTGACAGTGAGTTCATAAATGTCAGCGCCGCCAAAAATGGAGGTGCAATATTTACAGACTTCAATGGAAACGGACTCAAAACATATGAAGGACTTTTAAGCATTGTTAACTCCACATTCACCCAGTGCAGCGCTGATTTTGGAGGAGCAATTCTCCACTTAGCAAAAGCAGTTGAATTAATTAACTCTACTTTCACACAAAACAGGGCAAATGAAGCAGGTGGAGCATTATACAGTTCAAATGCATATGTCCTCTTCAATGCAACCACATTTAAAGAAAATGAAGTTGACACCATCAACGGACTTGGTGGAGCAGCATATATTGACGCTGGAGTAATGGTCATCGACAAATCTTCATTTGAAAACAATGCTGCAGGCAAAGGTGGAGGAATTTACACATTTTCTACAGGACATACAATTGTCAATTCCACATTTGCAAACAACGGAGAAGACATACACACCAGCTATGAGGACAATGGTTCTACAATAACAGACTGCGGAGAGTTAAACTCCATCCTCGATAACAGAAACTCCAGCATTACAGTAAGATACAATGGAGAACCAATCATATTGAATCCGCAAACAATAAAAGGATCAGCCAGTGATTCCTACTTCAATTTAAGAGATCAGGGATTAGTAACTTCAGTTAAAAATCAAGGTTTCATGGGTGCATGCTGGGCATTCGGTGCAGCAGGAGCATTTGAATCTGCATTTTTAATTGCAACCGGAAAAACAATCGATATTTCAGAAAATAATATTCAGGACTTAGGTTTAATCTATTCACCTTACGGAGTGGCCACCAATTTGGAAGGTGGAAACTATCTTACTTCAACATCCTATTTCGTAAGCTGGCTCGGTGCAATAAACACTGAAGACGACAGCTACGATGAACTTGGTAAAATCTCAGCAGTAAACTACAGTCCAAATGCATACCGTGCTGTGGAAGCTATTTTTGTAGATATTAAAGATAAAGCTGCAGTTAAACAAGCCTTAACCAAATACGGTGCAATGAACCTGCATGTATATGGTGCAAATTCAAACGACAAATCATATAACCCTAAAACATATGGCGTATATAACTCCAAATATGGCGGAAACCATTATGTCACACTGGTCGGATGGGACGACAAATATTCAAAAAATAATTTCGCAACACCTGCCCCTGGCAACGGAGCCTGGATTTGTAAAAACAGCTGGGGAACCGATTGGGGAGACGGAGGATATTTCTACATTTCCTATTATGACAAATCCCTGGCAGCACCTGCAGTGGGATTCATATTTGAAAATGTAAATTACTATGAAAAACTTTACCAAAACGAATTGAGCGGATGCTACGGATTCAATCCAAGCTATGACACCTACGGACAGGTATTTACAAGTGAAGATGGAGACATCATTGCCGCAGTCGGAACATACTTCCAAAAGGCAAAAACTCCATACAATATAACCATTTATGTGGATGATAACGAATGCTACAGCCAGGAAGGTGTTTCAAAACATGCAGGATACGAATGCATCCCACTAGACAGTTATATTGCTGTAGATGAAAATTCCAACTTTGAAATCAGAATACAGTCCAGTTCAGTACCTATGACCAAATATAGCAGAATGCCTACAACTGAAGGTAAAAATTATGTAATAGACATTGCCGGTGAATTCATTGACGTCGCAAAAGATAACTTAATAGCACCTGTTAAAGCATACACCTTCAAAAACCCTCAAATCAGTAAAAACATCGTGAAATATTACTCTACAAACGAAACAATATTTACCGTGAATAATGTTTACGAGACTGACTTCCTGCCTATCTCATTTGATGACAAGAATATGACAATGACTATTACAAACGGCAGCGGAAGTATTTCCCTAGGTGTTTTAGAGTCAGGAGCAAATCCTGTAATTATCACATATAAAAACCAAACCTTTGCAAGCATAATCTATATCAAACCGACCATAGACTGTGAAGGTACATATGAAGTAACCGTGGCATACAACACCAAACTGACATTAGAAAATGTCAAGTTCTTAGACAGCGAGGGAAATCCTCTTGAAAATTTAACTGTTACAGTCAAATTCGACAACAAAACAGTATCCGATACCGTGACTGGTGTAAACGGATCCATGCCAATCATAGTAACAGCAGGAAACAAAATCGGAAAACACTATGTGTACTATTACAATCCGGTTACTACAGAAAATGCGACAATTACAGTCAGTATTGTTTCAAGATTCAGTGGAAACTCCAATGTCAACATGTATTACTATGACGGACACACCTATAAAGTGCGCTTGAGAGATGACAATGGAAAATATGTTGGTAAAAATGTGCTTGTAACCATTAAAATCGGTAAAAAGTCATTTAAGGTTAAAACCAATGCTAACGGTTATGCAGTTTTAAAAATACCAAGCACAATAACTCCTGGAAAATACACAATTTCTGTAACATACATGAAACAGACTGTTAAAAACACATTAACTGTAAAACAGGTACTTAAAACCGCTAAAACAGTTAAAGTTAAAAAATCAGCTAAAAAATTGACTTTGAAAGCTACCCTTAAAAAAGGTAAAACTGCTTTAAAATACAAGGTTGTCAAATTCAAAGTTAACGGTAAAACATACAAAGCAAAAACCAATAAAAAAGGAATTGCAACACTTACCCTTAAAAAAGCTGTGATTAACAAACTTAAAGTCAAAAAATACACCGTTAAAGTAAGCTACTTAAACGATGTTGTAAAATCAACCCTACAAGTTAGACGTTAG
- the glmM gene encoding phosphoglucosamine mutase yields MVAKKLFGTSGIRGLIGSEVTCELALNVGKSLAYYLGNEGTVVIGYDTRTTNKMLDQAICAGLLESGVNVVKIGMVPTPLVGYATEKLDADAGVMLTASHNPSPYNGIKLWNKNGMAYTSKQESEIEEIYAEKSYISVPWDKIGKLSINEQIKGQYIDDLVNMVDIKEGLKVVIDCASGAGSEISPLVFRKAGCEVTTLNSQPDGFFPGRNPEPNAENLGNLMKTVVAIGADLGIAHDGDADRMITVDEKGNISPFDSLLALISKEFDGDVVTTVDAGLCMDESVNGQVFRTPVGDVNVAEVIIEKDAAFGGEPSGTWLHPDFCMCPDGILSGLRMAELVSKKGKLSDLLAEIPSYPNIREKITCSKEAKVKVMENMEELLKSAFDDIEDINSIDGVRLTFTDDSWVLVRPSGTEDYIRITLESRDAQRAEEIKDVCVKIINENL; encoded by the coding sequence ATGGTAGCTAAAAAACTATTCGGAACATCAGGAATCAGAGGACTGATAGGCTCTGAAGTAACCTGTGAGCTTGCACTGAATGTAGGTAAATCCCTTGCATATTATTTGGGAAATGAAGGTACTGTTGTAATTGGTTATGACACAAGAACAACAAATAAAATGCTTGACCAGGCTATATGTGCAGGACTTTTGGAAAGCGGAGTTAATGTAGTAAAAATCGGCATGGTTCCAACTCCATTAGTAGGTTACGCTACCGAAAAACTGGACGCCGATGCGGGAGTTATGCTTACCGCCTCCCATAATCCTTCCCCATACAACGGAATAAAATTATGGAACAAGAACGGAATGGCATATACTTCTAAACAGGAATCAGAAATTGAAGAAATTTATGCAGAAAAATCATACATTTCAGTTCCATGGGATAAAATAGGTAAATTAAGCATTAATGAACAGATTAAAGGCCAGTATATTGATGATTTGGTCAATATGGTCGACATTAAGGAAGGTCTGAAAGTAGTAATCGACTGTGCATCAGGTGCTGGAAGCGAAATATCACCTTTAGTATTTAGAAAAGCAGGATGCGAAGTCACTACTTTAAACTCTCAGCCTGACGGATTTTTCCCTGGAAGAAACCCTGAACCGAATGCTGAAAATCTTGGAAATCTTATGAAAACAGTTGTAGCAATTGGAGCAGATTTGGGAATAGCTCATGACGGTGATGCTGACAGAATGATTACCGTTGATGAAAAAGGAAACATTTCTCCATTTGATTCACTTTTAGCATTAATCTCAAAAGAATTTGATGGGGATGTAGTAACAACTGTGGATGCGGGATTATGCATGGACGAATCAGTAAACGGCCAGGTATTCAGAACTCCTGTCGGTGACGTCAATGTTGCTGAAGTGATTATTGAAAAAGATGCTGCATTCGGAGGAGAGCCTTCAGGAACATGGCTGCACCCTGACTTCTGCATGTGTCCTGACGGAATTTTATCCGGTTTGAGAATGGCAGAGCTGGTATCTAAAAAAGGTAAATTGTCCGATCTTTTAGCTGAAATTCCATCATATCCGAATATCCGTGAAAAAATAACCTGCTCTAAAGAGGCTAAGGTTAAAGTCATGGAAAACATGGAAGAATTGCTCAAATCAGCTTTTGATGACATTGAAGACATTAATTCCATTGACGGTGTAAGATTGACATTCACCGATGACAGCTGGGTACTGGTAAGACCGTCCGGAACTGAAGACTATATAAGAATCACACTGGAATCTCGTGATGCTCAAAGGGCTGAAGAGATTAAGGATGTGTGTGTAAAAATAATTAATGAAAACTTATGA